The genomic segment GGAGCCGAATCGTTGTATGGAGCAACAAAGGGTATTATGCGCACCACTGTCGGATATGCCGGTGGCTCTAAAGAAGGACCAACGTACCGTAACCTGTAAGTCCGGAGAAAGAGAGCTGATCGcaattaatatattttatttttctttttctcccaATTTCTTCCAAttcgcttcttcttcttttctacTTACACCTCCTTCGAAATGCTTGGTGTTCTTTCGCTTTGCTTTACTAACACATTTTCTATGCTTTATAACACCTTACTATATTTAGAGGCGACCATACAGAGGTACTGGAAATTGATTTTGACCCTGAGGTGATTTCGTTTCAAGACCTACTCAAACTATTCTGGAATAACCATGAATATGGCCTAACAACACCCATTAAAAGGCAGTATATGTCTCTTATTCTCTACCACGATgaagaacaaaagaaaattgCTGAGCAATCAAAGCaggatgaacaaaaaaagagagCACCAGAGATAGTCACCACAGAAATTCGTCCCAAAACAAATTTCTATCCCGCTGAAGAGTGAGTACATTATAATATGCAGTTGCATTAAGTCGCAAATGTACGTATGTGTGTTTGCAGTTATCATCAGAAGTATCGGCTGCAGGGACATCGGGATCTGTGTGACACCTTAAATTTCAACTCAAAACTCTTGCAAACTTCCTATGTTGGCACCAAACTCAATGGCTATTTGTCCGGCGTTGGAGGATTAGAACAATTCAAAACGGAAGTTGACACCATGGGGCTGACACCCACCCAAAAGGAATACTGCACGTATTACGTAGAAAAGAATGAGGGCCAAGGTCTCTACTGCTGACACAATGCAGGAAAGTGCCGAGGCACCCTAGAtattaagttaaaaaaatatacgTCCTAAAATTGTATCTGCTGCTCTATGTACCCTTCAGTGCAGATGCATTAAATGTAATTGTCATTTAGTTTGTAACTCAAGATCATAGATTGACCACTGTCGGAATGCAATATTGTGATGAAATATTATGTGAttattaaatatatattctgAAATTATATGCTTTCGGCTACTTCTTTTTTCCTCTAAATGTATAACAAAGTGTTCGGTCTATAGCGTTGGGCAATTTAAAGAAATATCATGCATTTTGGAGAGGTCATTTCCACAGAAATGTCAATTTGTATAAGACAAATGCTTGATTACAAATGGTTCTAAAatgcgcaaaaaaaaaaaaaaaagcgagTAATGatagattttaattttctttaatttgaacctCAACTGCCCACGGTTGGAgacaaatttgtataaaatcaaCTTATTAAATTGTGGACTAAAACGTACACGACCATTTAATAGATTATATGGACTTTCGTTAGCGCGCTATCCCATTCCATGTAGTTTCCAAATAGCTTAATAACATAACAGgcataaactttttttaaaagacaGAAAAAAGTCGGTCCTatttatttggctaaaatttaatgCGTGATAAGCGTATAATAAAATCTAAAAGaaacatttgtattttaatCTCTTTGGGATTGTCTGTAACATAGAAGCCGGCTACACAGGCTTTGTGAAGGGTAGATTGCTGATCGCGAACTTTCTCATCCAACAAGGCAATGAGTTTCATGTCGGTTTCTCTCATCTTTTTGGTGTGCTTAATTTTCATCAATTGTAAAATGTGTTGCAACTCCTCTTCGTCACtaatttttgatatccaatccTGTACTTCGATCTCGTACTCATTCTGCACTTGTTCTCTCAGTTGGTACAAGTGTTTCTCAGTCACATGCTGTATCTCCATTAATCCCTTTACGATTTCGAAGATGGTATCATTGAGCAATGAGTTGGCCAATTCAGTAAGTAGTTCGTATGATATGCGGGATTGGTAGATTCTTTTTAATAAAGAGCAAATTTGTTGTGTTTCAATCAGAACAAAATTTCTAGCATAACATTTCGCGTAACTcttagaaataaattttactTACTCAGGTAATTGATTTTGCATTGTCTTCAACTTATCCACAAGAAAGTAcaactttctttgtaaatattCTGGTGACAGTTCATCGGAGCTTCCTTCTAAGCTACTGTTATTAGCCTCTGACGGAGCCACACTATCCATGTTAAAGCGAATTAATGAAATTCAGTTTTATTGTATATTAGTTATTCCGGTTAGAGTTAGGAATGTCagctatttgtttttttatgatacacTGCTGTCGTTGTTGTTCGCAGCTGAAGCCATGTACAAAAACAGCTGAGCCCAACGAACGAACAGAGAGTAGTCAAACGTAACGAAGTCTTACAGACTAATGTCTCGCTTACACAAGATGAGTTAGACAGGTATTAAGGTGGTTACATACAGCAAATAATATAGTTTGTATTGTGTGAGTTAGATTGGCTTGTATTGTGTGAGTTAGGGTTgttattctattctgcttttggAATAGTCGCAGAAAAgtccgcgagcggaatttggcggttatgttttgtttttattttcataccaaaacacgttttttatcttcacttatggttttattatttttgttcactaataaataaacaaaaagaaaaaaggaaccattaaaacaaaaatgatgcagACAATGATGTCAAACATTGCCACTAAAATTTCTATTTGCCAATTTCTCGACTATAAACGTATTACTACTTTTAGAATAGAATACttagaatactcagctttacaCAACAAATGTACGCATGCGccttttttgtggaaaaatttccgaaaatcgttctttcggtggtttgacaaggttatcACATTTGATTTGTATTTGGGTTTCTTCGGCCAAAATGttgttttacaaaatgtttatttgtaaaaataattagattttgtagtattttcactgttatacctttgtcagcatcttccacttttatccaaCTATTGTTCGtgtaattgcaagaccaaaagtacaacatattttttcacaaacattatttttttaacagattGATTGAGTTGCCTGTTTCttttggatatatttatttatatttaaaaaatactttcttcaacaatttattttttccaCCCAGAGTAAATACTTTGAGCAACACCACTATACTAACAAACACATACaagtttggcgatcgcgtttaagaaaatgacttgttgcacagcgactgtggttgtgctctcaaggggcgtcccgaaatgtaaaatttccctagatgaaaaaacaagttatgatgaaacgaacacatttcggTAAATGTttccgtttgtttttttatatggagtttcaacgcgaaaaccgaatatagtaccggccTTAAGTTGGCCAACTCCTAACTTTGAGCGCGTTTCAGGGCGCAAAAGATATGATTTGAATATGCTTACTGTTCAAAATTGTGTTGCAGTCCGAAAATTAGAgaaattcttttatttaaatcatattaaaccACATTATTGCCAATttccaatgaaattaaatttggaaATGACATAAATAAGCTGATTTTAAAATTCGTGTGTAGCAAAAGACGCATAGGATGTGACTATGCCCAAAGAACTTATGAGGGCGCATTTGATTACTTAACCACGCATAAGTGCTTTGTGTGGTATGTAACTCCAGCTTTAAGATCGTTCACTacggaaaattttcacaaaacatggtttacttaagggtggtactatattcgcaAAAActcttgctgatttcattcaataggacattctctcattacttcttaaaaaatgtttattaaagtattatgttatcattgagatttctgtagtgtttcaattttgtagttttttccATGACACAATTACCacgtagtgtaccgtaaacagctgagtacaattttttctcgcgaagtgcactatctgtcaacgagttttggttgcgtgtgtgtattatagttaaataCCATTACACAtccaaacaacgaaaaatgacgcgaactagtaacatacacaaaatcagagttgaacTAATCACTGTTTTTGACGGATTGTGTActcattattttgttgttggggaattaccactacctgtaaataaatatagcttAGTATTTTCGTTGGTATTAGTTAAATAaacacaactttccaaaagcctttgccagcatcttccacttgtataaaaataatgtagtTGTAACAGCAAGACCAAAAGCATAACACTTTCTTTAACAATCGTTATTACTTCGTACAGATTTATTGCAATAGCTTATTTATGCATCATGGTAACATTAAGATGTAGTGCCAttggcacaacaacaaaaaactaaccacaacgaaactaccttgagtggcaaatcccgtaaattgaaatgtcaaagtggtttcaGAAATCAACTTTGTTTTTCAACTTATCTtctaaaaatgtattttatatttgtatttccttcattataacactgttttgtttcttttgtgtggaatatcggatcaaatagaacatcctttcaagattttagaaaaatatcacagctgtgatatCAAGCTTTTGACttttagatttactgcaaaatcaaaacaaaaataaagggtgatttttttgaggttaggattttcatgcattagtatttgacagatcacgtgggatttcagacatggtgtcaaagagaaagatgctcagtatgctttgacatttcatcatgaatagacttactaacgagcaacgcttgcaaatcattgaattttattaccaaaatcagtgttcggttcgaaatgtgttcattcaccgtaacgttgcgtccaacagcatctttgaaaaaatacggtccaatgattccaccagcgtacaaaccacaccaaacagtgcatttttcgggatgcatgggcagttcttgaacggcttctggttgctcttcactccaaatgcggcaattttgcttatttacgtagccattcaaccagaaatgagcctcatcgctgaacggtgaatgaacacatttcgaaccgaacactgattttggtaataaaattcaatgatttgcaagcgttgctcgttagtaagtctattcatgatgaaatgtcaaagcatactgagcatctttctctttgacaccatgtctgaaatcccacgtgatctgtcaaatactaatgcatgaaaatcctaacctcaaaaaaatcaccctttaaaaaattgtactcagctgttcgcataaCTTCACCTTTTTAGGGCAACCTGTTTATGCATccagaaataatattttttctccATCCCGAGTAAATACATGTGAGAAAGATCACAAACATTAACATACACTTAGATACACATAgtagaagtttggcgatcgcgtttattttacgTATGAAAACGATCTGTTGCGCAGCGACAGTGGCTGTGCTCTTTTTGGGCGTCGTGAAATTAAATTTCCCCTAtatgaaaaaacaaattatagcGAAATGAACACTTTTCAGCAATATTTTCCGCTCATTTTTGGAGTTTCACCGGGAAACCGATAGGTAGTGGCAgttacccaacaacaaaatattgagtgcactatctgtaaaAATCTGTGTgtactctgattttgtgtatcgTTGTGTCGTCGTTCTTAACTGTAATACACACATACGCATCCAAAACtcttgacagatagtgcacttcggaGTGCAGTTGTTTACCGTACATTACCTGGTATTTATGTCATGGTACCAACCTTATGCTTTCAAATGTTCGCGACAATGACGCCAGCGTATTGGGCTTTACAGGCAAAGTATTGCTATAACTGACGTattgcaaaaaattaacaacGGCACGACGCGTTAGGCTATGACCTTCATATTTAAATTGACAACGGTTTTTGCGCACCGTTTTTtgccattgaaaatttcaatataaaccAAGCAACATGAAAATTACTGAGGTATTAAGGAAAAATCGagtaatttgtaaaaaattaataagtttGGTTCACACAATTTCAGCTGGAAATAGAAAACATTGGAAATTGCAAACAGGCCCACTTGAAATTTGATCATCAACGAAATAAGTTTCCCATCTACCTTGTCCAAAGTGCAACAAAATGTGAGGTTATAACATGGGCGATTCAACTTGTTTGTACCAACAAATACGATTCGCCTGAAAAACTTGAAAAGTTAAGAAGCGAGACGACCAAATTGAGCAAAGTGACAGTAACATTTCGTTTGGGGAACCCTGGCGCAAGCGGTGATGCAAATGCTCCAGATCTTCAGCATAGCAGTGACTCTGATGAGCCATGTACATCCCAGCAGTTCTTAAAAAGATTGCGAAAGAGACAAGAACGGAAAGGATTTGTAGTTGTTAAAGCTATACGAAACTTTTTGGTCAAcgaaaatgaaattgaatatCGAGTCGAGGATGAATCTTGGGTGCGGTGTCCTGTTGATGTTTTCCAAAGGCTATTCTTCAGTTGTACAGACATTATATTCCCtcgtttgtccgatttgcagaatgGAGAGTGTAACAATGGCCGTTGGCTAGGACTCCTGAGGTCAGACTTTGTTAGCAATGGGACAGGAGAGTGAGTAGGAAAACCCTTTGGGCATTATGTTTAGTATGTAATTGTTGTTTATTTctcaaaaaatgtttccaaaaagCTTTGAGACTTGTCTAATAGAATTCTGTGAGATGTTTGTACGAGAACGGTTAACGTTGCAGCATCAATTGTGTGAACTAACAAATGCGGCCCTGAAGGGAATCGAATTTGTAAACAAAAGTCGGATGGTTCATTTGGTTTATATTTTACAAGACATTCGCTGCGTATTCGAATATATTTCATGTTCCGAATACACAGTGTGGTACATGATTCCAACATTCTTTGGCATTCCTAAGGATATAACAGAGTTTTACGCAGACAGCATTAACTTTAGTCGAATGACAACCAAAATACAACTGCAAAAACCGGCAGGATCCCCACAAATTTTGTGGAACGAAGCTGAAGGATATGTTAAAGAGTTATTTATGGTTGCTATACAGCTGGCATTTGGCTATCATTGCCGacaaaatgtaattttcttGCACGATTTAGAAGAGGTAATCCTGTAGCTCGATGTTTGTACGTTAACAATAAACaactttgtgtttttttagTTAAATAGGCACCAGAGCTTTGAGTATGTCAAAACAGCGTTCGGC from the Stomoxys calcitrans chromosome 1, idStoCalc2.1, whole genome shotgun sequence genome contains:
- the LOC106096194 gene encoding peptide methionine sulfoxide reductase isoform X5; protein product: MSIAISPEDINAPQLKDLSIVRNEQKELNIKPVHALDKPFKTATFGMGCFWGAESLYGATKGIMRTTVGYAGGSKEGPTGDHTEVLEIDFDPEVISFQDLLKLFWNNHEYGLTTPIKRQYMSLILYHDEEQKKIAEQSKQDEQKKRAPEIVTTEIRPKTNFYPAEDYHQKYRLQGHRDLCDTLNFNSKLLQTSYVGTKLNGYLSGVGGLEQFKTEVDTMGLTPTQKEYCTYYVEKNEGQGLYC
- the LOC106096194 gene encoding peptide methionine sulfoxide reductase isoform X2; amino-acid sequence: MRVVLTLIVTTICLCTYSSAIFNEYTSCNSSSFIGVLKLFSIVRNEQKELNIKPVHALDKPFKTATFGMGCFWGAESLYGATKGIMRTTVGYAGGSKEGPTGDHTEVLEIDFDPEVISFQDLLKLFWNNHEYGLTTPIKRQYMSLILYHDEEQKKIAEQSKQDEQKKRAPEIVTTEIRPKTNFYPAEDYHQKYRLQGHRDLCDTLNFNSKLLQTSYVGTKLNGYLSGVGGLEQFKTEVDTMGLTPTQKEYCTYYVEKNEGQGLYC
- the LOC106096194 gene encoding peptide methionine sulfoxide reductase isoform X3 codes for the protein MSIAISPEDINAPQLKDLSIVRNEQKELNIKPVHALDKPFKTATFGMGCFWGAESLYGATKGIMRTTVGYAGGSKEGPTYRNLGDHTEVLEIDFDPEVISFQDLLKLFWNNHEYGLTTPIKRQYMSLILYHDEEQKKIAEQSKQDEQKKRAPEIVTTEIRPKTNFYPAEDYHQKYRLQGHRDLCDTLNFNSKLLQTSYVGTKLNGYLSGVGGLEQFKTEVDTMGLTPTQKEYCTYYVEKNEGQGLYC
- the LOC106096194 gene encoding peptide methionine sulfoxide reductase isoform X4 — protein: MFRNLLSFIRFDGRGFGSIVRNEQKELNIKPVHALDKPFKTATFGMGCFWGAESLYGATKGIMRTTVGYAGGSKEGPTYRNLGDHTEVLEIDFDPEVISFQDLLKLFWNNHEYGLTTPIKRQYMSLILYHDEEQKKIAEQSKQDEQKKRAPEIVTTEIRPKTNFYPAEDYHQKYRLQGHRDLCDTLNFNSKLLQTSYVGTKLNGYLSGVGGLEQFKTEVDTMGLTPTQKEYCTYYVEKNEGQGLYC
- the LOC106096194 gene encoding peptide methionine sulfoxide reductase isoform X6, producing MEMARLKKSIVRNEQKELNIKPVHALDKPFKTATFGMGCFWGAESLYGATKGIMRTTVGYAGGSKEGPTYRNLGDHTEVLEIDFDPEVISFQDLLKLFWNNHEYGLTTPIKRQYMSLILYHDEEQKKIAEQSKQDEQKKRAPEIVTTEIRPKTNFYPAEDYHQKYRLQGHRDLCDTLNFNSKLLQTSYVGTKLNGYLSGVGGLEQFKTEVDTMGLTPTQKEYCTYYVEKNEGQGLYC
- the LOC106096194 gene encoding peptide methionine sulfoxide reductase isoform X1 — its product is MRVVLTLIVTTICLCTYSSAIFNEYTSCNSSSFIGVLKLFSIVRNEQKELNIKPVHALDKPFKTATFGMGCFWGAESLYGATKGIMRTTVGYAGGSKEGPTYRNLGDHTEVLEIDFDPEVISFQDLLKLFWNNHEYGLTTPIKRQYMSLILYHDEEQKKIAEQSKQDEQKKRAPEIVTTEIRPKTNFYPAEDYHQKYRLQGHRDLCDTLNFNSKLLQTSYVGTKLNGYLSGVGGLEQFKTEVDTMGLTPTQKEYCTYYVEKNEGQGLYC
- the LOC106096154 gene encoding gonadal protein gdl, translated to MDSVAPSEANNSSLEGSSDELSPEYLQRKLYFLVDKLKTMQNQLPEIYQSRISYELLTELANSLLNDTIFEIVKGLMEIQHVTEKHLYQLREQVQNEYEIEVQDWISKISDEEELQHILQLMKIKHTKKMRETDMKLIALLDEKVRDQQSTLHKACVAGFYVTDNPKEIKIQMFLLDFIIRLSRIKF
- the LOC106096146 gene encoding protein ORD, which gives rise to MKITELEIENIGNCKQAHLKFDHQRNKFPIYLVQSATKCEVITWAIQLVCTNKYDSPEKLEKLRSETTKLSKVTVTFRLGNPGASGDANAPDLQHSSDSDEPCTSQQFLKRLRKRQERKGFVVVKAIRNFLVNENEIEYRVEDESWVRCPVDVFQRLFFSCTDIIFPRLSDLQNGECNNGRWLGLLRSDFVSNGTGDFETCLIEFCEMFVRERLTLQHQLCELTNAALKGIEFVNKSRMVHLVYILQDIRCVFEYISCSEYTVWYMIPTFFGIPKDITEFYADSINFSRMTTKIQLQKPAGSPQILWNEAEGYVKELFMVAIQLAFGYHCRQNVIFLHDLEELNRHQSFEYVKTAFGRNTYHTWVGKNYLRKIIDICTKFDLSCIVSYAGGIPFQINDAFIIQCEQKKHDKYVSISLKNRVEDNKSNMDNLRSRAEKEFGGSH